From the genome of Pseudomonas mohnii:
CGACACCAGTTGCACCTCGGTACCGACCCGTGCGCCGAGCTGTTTCTGCACCTTGCCCATGATCGAAGACACCACCGGGCAGACCGTGGTGCAGCTGGTGTAGATGAAGCTCATGACCACGATCTTGTTGCTGACCAGGTCTTTTTCCAGGCGGACGGTTTTGCCGTTCTGGTCCACCAGCGCCACGTCGGCGAATTTGACTTGGGTGCTCTCGGGGGTGGCGCTCTTGGCCTGCATGTCGTGACCGGCATGTTCATCCGCCGAGTGGGCCAGCGCCTGGCCGATGCCGACAGCCAACAGGCAGAAGGTCAGCAGGCCACGGTGTGCAAATCGGTTCATGTCGATGTCCTCTTCAATGAGTTTCGCCGGGGGTCACCCGAACACTGGCAAAGGTCTGGTCGCCGAAATTCGCCCCCAGTGACGCCGCCCGCACGTGCAGGTACCAGGCGCCTTGTCGATTGAGGTTGACCGGGGCTTCATACACCCCGTTGCCGACTTCCAGGGCCGCGACCTCCCGAGGCCGTGAAGTCGGGGCCAGGAAGTAACGCACCTGAACATCCTTCAGCCCACTGCGCTCGGTTTTCTGCTTGCCCTGGACGATGCGAAAACGCACGACATAGGGGTTGCCCAACGTGGCGGTGGAAGTGTCGAGCATGAACTCCACGCTCGGCACGCCAGCATGAGGCTCGAGGTCCTTGTCGGCCTCGACCACGGTGGTGAAGCAATGAATGATATTCGGCTGATTGAGCAGGAACGCCACGTCGAAGCGCCCGGCCGGCGGCAGCTTGATCCGCGCGCTGTACAACCCCGGCTCGACTTCGCGCAGGCTGCGGTCGATCACCAGCGCCGCCCGCGCCACTTGCCCTCGATTGGGGTAACCGGACATCGGGGCGTTCATGCCTTCGGCGTAGAAGTAGGTGGTGTTGTCCACCGGGTTGACCACGAACACCGCGTTGTCGTCCCGCGACACCGCCAGGCTCGCGGCCAATGGCAGGTCACCGGCCAGGCGCGGCGCCTGGGGCCCGGCTTCGAAGCCCTGGCTGATGGGCGTACGGCCTTCGCCGAGTGACGCCAGGTTGATCATCGTCACCTTGGGCGAGGCCAGTCCGCGGATATAGGCGTAGGCCTTGGTGAACACCACCTGATAGGGCTCGGCGGACACGTCCAGTTCATGGATCAACGAGTCGGTGGCGGCGTCGATGACCGCCGCCTGGTTCTCCAGGGTATTGAGCACGATGCCGAAACGCCCGTCGGCGCTGAACCCCATCGGGCCGAGGCCCTGCTTGACCTTGATCACCCGCCGCACCGACTGGCTCGCCGCGTCCACCACCGTAACCGTGCCGTCCTTGCCGTCGGCCACATAGGCCGCGCCGGACAGTGGCGAGTACACCACCGACAACGGGTGCGAGCCGGTCTTGAGTTGTTTGACGATGGTCAGGCTGGCGATATCGATGATGCTCAGGGTGCCGTCGTCGCGATTGGTGACGAAGGCGAAACGGCTGTCCTTGCTGAAGGCAATTTCGTGATGGCCGCCCCCGGTCGCCAGGTGCTTGAGGGTTTTCAGGCTGTGGGTGTCGATCACCGTGACCCCGGACCGCTGCGCTGTCTGTGCGTTGTTGCCGACCCACAGCAGGCGTTCGTCCGGTTGCAGCGCGACACGTACCGGGTTTGTGCCGGCCGCCACCGAATCCACCAATTTGAATTGCTCGCTGTCGATCACCGCGACTTCACCCGCCGTCGGCATCGACACGAACACCCGCTTGTTGTCCCTGGGGGTGACCCAGTCCATCGGCGGTTGCTTGATGTCGATCCGCGCCAGGGTGCTGGTAATGCCACCCACCGACACCGACGGATCGACCACCGAGACGCTGGCATCGCGGTTCATCACCATGAGGAAGTAGCTGTTGAGATCGAGCAGGGGCCGCGCGCCGATGCTCGACTTGAGGAACACCCCGACCCGCGCCTTGCAACTCTGTTCGCGGCCCTGGGCCTGGTCGGCGGCAAGGGTTTGCGGGTCCAGCCAGGCGCCCGGCGCAACGCCCGCCAAGGGTTGGCCGGAAGCCTTGTCGGTAATGCGGAACTGCACGTCGGCGAACTGCCCTTCGCGCAATACGCCGTCCGCGGCCAGCGGCTTGACGTCGAGCGCCACCGACACGCCGTCACGCTCCAGCGACTGTCCGCTGCGGGGATCGGGCAACGCAACGTCGCTGAGCAAGGCCGGAGGTGACAGGCGCCATACTCCGAGGCAGATCAGCGCCACGCCGACAATCAACGCGCCGCTGGCGATTTTGATGGTCCTGTTCATACCCACACTCCCCTTCAGATCTGTGTCTGCCTCATCGCCCCCTGTGGGAGCGAGCCTGCTCGCGAAGAGGCCAGCACATCCAACATTCATGTGTCTGACACTCCGCCATCGCGAGCAGGCTCGCTCCCACAGGTGTTGCGTTGTTGCCCGGCCTACGGCGCCGGTGCCGGCTCCGGTTCGTTGGTCACCCGCAGCAATCCCCACAACCCGGCGGTGTTGCCATAGGCGCCGTAATCGCGGAACAGGTAATCACCCGGTATCGCGTTGCTGCCCCCGGCACTCGGGTGCATGAAGCTGAAGTGCGCCGCCGGCAGGATGCTTTCGTGGGCGCCGACGTACATCGACATCGGGTTGTAGCCAAACCGCACCGAACCCACGCCAGGCGTGCCCATCGGGTAGCCACCGGTGTCGCTCTTCTCGGGCTGGAACGGGTTGACCGACCAGACGTGACCATCGAGCTGGAAGGTGGTGCCGCGACTGCCGCCGGTCGGCATCAGGATGTGCGTGCGGAACGGTTGCCCCGGTTTGACGTACAGCACCGGCGTCTGCGGATCGCCGCCCACCAACGCGTTGCTGAAAGCCATGTGCGCGTTCTGCACATCGCCATAGCCATGACCGTCGGCGTGGCCGAACGGCGCATCCGGGGCGAGACCGAAGCGGTACCACATCGGCTCTGTCTTGAAGTTGATGGCCATGCTGGAGTTGTCCTGCGGGTCGGTCGGCACGCCCGCCTCCGAGGCAATGCCTTCCACCGGACGACCATTGGCCCAGCGCATGTTCAAGGCCTTCTGCCAGACCATGGCAAAGTCGCGATAGGGGGTTTGCCCCGGCGCGGTGACGGTCGCATTGACCTTGCGTGTGTCTTCCGTCCAAGTGGCGCCCACCGGCAGGATGCTCATCGCTGCGCCCAGGCCTTTTTGCGGCTGCTTGATCACGTCTGCCGGCGTGATGTTCAGCCCGCCGAACTCCACCGCCGTGGCGTTGATGTTGTCGACACTGCGGCCCAGTTGGGTGATCGGCTTGCCTTCACGCTCCAGGTGCCCGGCGTAGTACTGATAGGTACGGGTCGGGTACGGTCCGGTGTTGCCCACCCGTGGCGGCACGGTCTGGATCGGGTTGGTGCCGACGTTGGTGCCGTCGGATTTGGTGATGTCGTAAGCCAGCAATTGCGCATGCAGGCCCACGGTGCTCGATGGCCGCAGCAGGTTATTGCTGAAGGTGGTCGAGCCCTCGCCGGCGTTGCGGTCACGCTTGACCATGCCCATCACGGTGGCCATCTGGGGCAGGTCCGGCATCACGCTGGGCAGACGGTTTTCCAGGGTGATGTTGATGCAGTCACCGGCCGCCGCACGCAGTACAAGCGGTTCCACCGGCACGCCGGGTTTGAGTTTGCCGGTGACCGGATCGAGGTCGGCCTTGCGCACATAGAGGATCGCGGTCGGGTCATGCAACGGCCCGCTTTGCCCGCCGATGGTGAAGGTCAGACCGTCTTCAGGGTCGGTCACGGTGACT
Proteins encoded in this window:
- a CDS encoding SCO family protein → MNRFAHRGLLTFCLLAVGIGQALAHSADEHAGHDMQAKSATPESTQVKFADVALVDQNGKTVRLEKDLVSNKIVVMSFIYTSCTTVCPVVSSIMGKVQKQLGARVGTEVQLVSISIDPQRDDAKRLNDYARTFQNGPGWSWLTGTTQSVNETLKGLGTFSGDFKNHAPLILVGDGNSRHWTRYYGFTDPAVLSREVEKLSGQRNAHAKHTAVAMENQP
- a CDS encoding YncE family protein, whose protein sequence is MNRTIKIASGALIVGVALICLGVWRLSPPALLSDVALPDPRSGQSLERDGVSVALDVKPLAADGVLREGQFADVQFRITDKASGQPLAGVAPGAWLDPQTLAADQAQGREQSCKARVGVFLKSSIGARPLLDLNSYFLMVMNRDASVSVVDPSVSVGGITSTLARIDIKQPPMDWVTPRDNKRVFVSMPTAGEVAVIDSEQFKLVDSVAAGTNPVRVALQPDERLLWVGNNAQTAQRSGVTVIDTHSLKTLKHLATGGGHHEIAFSKDSRFAFVTNRDDGTLSIIDIASLTIVKQLKTGSHPLSVVYSPLSGAAYVADGKDGTVTVVDAASQSVRRVIKVKQGLGPMGFSADGRFGIVLNTLENQAAVIDAATDSLIHELDVSAEPYQVVFTKAYAYIRGLASPKVTMINLASLGEGRTPISQGFEAGPQAPRLAGDLPLAASLAVSRDDNAVFVVNPVDNTTYFYAEGMNAPMSGYPNRGQVARAALVIDRSLREVEPGLYSARIKLPPAGRFDVAFLLNQPNIIHCFTTVVEADKDLEPHAGVPSVEFMLDTSTATLGNPYVVRFRIVQGKQKTERSGLKDVQVRYFLAPTSRPREVAALEVGNGVYEAPVNLNRQGAWYLHVRAASLGANFGDQTFASVRVTPGETH